A window of the Maniola hyperantus chromosome 16, iAphHyp1.2, whole genome shotgun sequence genome harbors these coding sequences:
- the LOC117989335 gene encoding bolA-like protein 3 yields MFRHFIKVFAPYRDKLSRAVGGNGTAFEKNSVSKEQQLTEVLKQSLPGITYVSVQDISGGCGAMFEISIEAKEFIGLSTVKQHRLVTSTLRTEIAEMHGIRIHTTPASSDDH; encoded by the exons ATGTTTCGTCATTTTATCAAAGTATTTGCGCCCTACAGAGACAAATTG AGTCGTGCTGTCGGCGGCAACGGCACTGCATTTGAGAAAAACTCCGTGTCGAAGGAGCAACAACTCACAGAAGTATTGAAGCAGTCACTTCCAGGTATTACCTACGTCAGTGTACAGGACATTTCGGGCGGCTGTGGCGCCATGTTTGAG ATTAGTATAGAAGCCAAAGAGTTTATTGGTCTGTCCACAGTGAAGCAACACAGACTCGTCACCAGCACCTTGAGAACTGAGATAGCTGAAATGCACGGCATCCGGATCCACACTACACCAGCTTCTTCTGATGACCACTGA
- the eIF3f1 gene encoding eukaryotic translation initiation factor 3 subunit F produces MALNLTVKVHPVVLFQIVDAYERRNADSHRVIGTLLGTSDKGVVEVTNCFCVPHKEHADQVEAELNYAMDVYELNRRVNASENIVGWWATGNEVTNHSSVIHEYYSRECREPVHVTLDTSLAGARMGLRAYVCVALGVPRGKQGCMFTPVPVGLTYYEPEIVGMQLCQKTMGPGGRSRQVQPMVDLAQVAEAASKLSTVLDQVVQYVEEVLAERAPPNDVVGRELLELVTALPDMAADTFNDAFNSGVKDLLMVVTLAQLIKTQLQLNEKLTLLTSQ; encoded by the exons ATGGCGCTTAATCTTACTGTAAAGGTTCACCCCGTTGTATTATTTCAAATTGTAGATGCATACGAGCGGCGAAATGCTGATTCACATCGAGTTATTGGCACATTACtgg GCACGTCGGACAAGGGCGTGGTGGAGGTGACCAACTGCTTCTGCGTGCCGCACAAGGAGCACGCCGACCAGGTGGAGGCGGAGCTCAACTACGCCATGGACGTGTACGAGCTCAACAGGCGGGTCAACGCTTCCGAGAACATTGTCG GCTGGTGGGCGACGGGCAACGAGGTCACCAACCACTCGTCCGTGATCCACGAGTACTACTCGCGCGAGTGTCGCGAGCCGGTGCACGTGACGCTGGACACGTCGCTGGCCGGCGCGCGCATGGGGCTGCGCGCGTACGTGTGCGTGGCGCTGGGCGTGCCGCGCGGCAAGCAGGGCTGCATGTTCACCCCCGTCCCCGTGGGCCTCACATACTACGAGCCTGAG ATAGTGGGTATGCAGTTGTGCCAGAAGACGATGGGTCCAGGCGGGCGCTCGCGGCAGGTGCAGCCCATGGTAGACCTGGCGCAGGTGGCAGAGGCCGCCTCTAAGCTCTCCACAGTCCTGGATCAG GTGGTGCAGTACGTGGAGGAGGTGCTGGCGGAGCGCGCGCCGCCCAACGACGTCGTGGGACGCGAGCTGCTGGAGCTGGTGACGGCGCTGCCCGACATGGCCGCCGACACCTTCAACGACGCCTTCAACTCCGGCGTTAAGGACCTGCTCATG GTGGTGACGCTGGCGCAGCTCATCAAGACGCAGCTGCAGCTCAACGAGAAGCTCACGCTGCTCACGTCGCAGTAG